From the Microplitis mediator isolate UGA2020A chromosome 6, iyMicMedi2.1, whole genome shotgun sequence genome, one window contains:
- the LOC130670143 gene encoding uncharacterized protein LOC130670143 translates to MVKYCTVVSCTNSKNNKKVKKELQLQKNSMFTVPKDPEIVRNWSQILEQDLVFSSFICDKHFDEEYILRKDVVNIPGQEPYVSERKKITLKPGAIPTLYKNINETSPLINVPVDETVNVRAAVKILLI, encoded by the exons ATGGTTAAATATTGCACTGTGGTGAGTTGTACGAATagcaaaaacaataaaaaagtaaaaaaagaattacaACTACAGAAAAATTCTATGTTTACAGTACCTAAA GATCCTGAGATTGTCCGAAATTGGAGTCAAATATTAGAACAAGATTTAGTTTTTAGTTCATTCATTTGTGATAAGCATTTTGATGAGgaatatattttaagaaaagaTGTGGTAAATATCCCTGGTCAAGAACCGTACGTATCagagaggaaaaaaataactctCAAACCTGGTGCCATTCCtacattatataaaaatatcaacgAGACGTCACCTTTAATTAATGTGCCGGTTGATGAAACTGTAAATGTGAGAGCTgctgtcaaaattttattaatttaa
- the LOC130670144 gene encoding uncharacterized protein LOC130670144, translating to MFVVAEKLRDLKAVTHLELLSLLSGEPVIRHPRSESLKRDEAITNAWLLYDSNILDIPNFLAYASYFLTPTYLQEHLNNMNGRTDDEEEIFEIGGIILRPMEEYFRMEVFQELNLIIENE from the exons atgtttgtagTTGCAGAGAAGTTGAGAGATTTAAAGGCTGTAACTCACCTAGAGCTCCTATCATTATTAAGTGGTGAACCAGTTATACGTCATCCCCGGAGCGAGAGCTTAAAAAGAGATGAAGCGATTACAAATGCTTGGCTACTATATGATAGCAACATTTTAGATATTCCGAATTTCCTAGCTTATGCTAGTTATTTTCTAACACCAACATATCTACAAGAACATTTGAATAATATGAACGGTAGAACAGACGACGAGGAAGAAATTTTCGAAATAGGAG GTATCATTCTTCGACCAATGGAGGAGTACTTTAGGATGGAAGTGTTCCAAGaattaaacttaattattgaaaatgaataa